A window of Chitinophagales bacterium contains these coding sequences:
- the ilvD gene encoding dihydroxy-acid dehydratase: MAHLNKYSKTLTQDPTQPAAQAMYYAIGMKESDFDKAQVGIVSMGWDGNPCNMHLNDLATTVRDGVNATEGLLGLRFYTIGVSDGISMGTDGMRYSLVSRDLIADSIETNAGAQYYDALIAIPGCDKNMPGSLIAMGRLNRPSIMLYGGTIAPGHYKGEDLNIVSAFEALGKKIAGQMDEADFKGIVQHACPGAGACGGMYTANTMASAIEALGMSLPYSSSNPALSTDKQNECAAVGKAIKVLLENDIKPRDIMTRKAFENAITVIMVLGGSTNAVLHLIAMAKSVGVSLTQDDFQQISNKVPVLADFKPSGKYLMQDLHQFGGVPAVMKYLLKKGLLHGDCITVTGKTVAENLAEAPDLDFDQQKIIQPLESPLKKTGHLQILYGNLAEKGSVAKISGKEGERFEGTARVFDGEQEVIKGISEGRVHAGDVVVIRNIGPKGAPGMPEMLKPTGAIIGAGLGKSVALITDGRFSGGTHGFVVGHITPEAFEGGLIAFVKDNDIIEIDAVHNKLTLKVSEQEIAERKKAWKKPAPKATSGVLYKYAKQVKDASEGCVTDEA; this comes from the coding sequence ATGGCACATCTGAACAAATATTCAAAAACACTGACACAGGATCCGACGCAACCGGCTGCGCAGGCTATGTACTATGCGATCGGAATGAAGGAAAGTGATTTTGATAAGGCACAGGTAGGTATTGTCAGCATGGGCTGGGATGGTAACCCCTGTAATATGCACCTCAATGACCTGGCTACGACAGTAAGGGATGGTGTTAATGCCACAGAGGGATTGCTGGGTCTTCGCTTTTATACCATTGGGGTTAGTGATGGGATCAGCATGGGTACCGACGGCATGCGCTACAGCCTTGTGAGCCGCGACCTGATCGCTGATAGCATTGAAACCAATGCAGGCGCTCAATACTATGATGCCCTGATCGCCATACCCGGTTGTGATAAGAATATGCCAGGTTCACTCATTGCCATGGGAAGGTTGAACCGACCCTCCATCATGTTGTATGGTGGAACGATTGCTCCGGGACATTATAAAGGAGAAGACCTGAATATCGTGAGCGCTTTTGAAGCGTTGGGTAAAAAGATCGCCGGACAAATGGATGAAGCCGATTTCAAAGGGATCGTGCAACATGCCTGTCCGGGCGCAGGTGCCTGTGGAGGAATGTACACTGCAAACACCATGGCCAGTGCTATTGAGGCATTGGGCATGAGTTTACCTTATTCCTCTTCCAATCCAGCCCTCAGTACCGACAAGCAAAATGAATGTGCGGCTGTTGGTAAAGCGATCAAGGTTTTATTGGAGAACGACATCAAGCCAAGGGATATCATGACGCGCAAGGCCTTTGAAAATGCCATTACGGTCATCATGGTATTGGGGGGAAGTACGAATGCTGTACTGCACCTGATCGCCATGGCAAAAAGTGTGGGTGTTTCACTTACACAGGATGATTTTCAGCAGATCAGCAACAAGGTTCCCGTATTGGCCGATTTCAAACCCAGTGGGAAATATTTGATGCAGGACCTTCATCAGTTTGGTGGTGTTCCGGCTGTTATGAAATACCTGTTAAAAAAGGGGCTGCTCCATGGGGATTGTATCACCGTTACCGGAAAGACCGTTGCTGAGAACCTCGCCGAAGCACCAGACCTGGATTTTGACCAGCAAAAGATCATTCAACCGCTTGAATCACCGCTGAAGAAAACAGGGCATTTACAAATATTATATGGAAACCTCGCTGAGAAAGGCAGTGTAGCCAAGATATCTGGAAAAGAAGGCGAACGGTTTGAAGGCACCGCCCGTGTATTCGATGGAGAACAGGAAGTGATCAAAGGGATTTCAGAGGGCCGTGTCCATGCCGGTGATGTAGTAGTGATCCGGAATATCGGGCCAAAGGGAGCTCCCGGCATGCCAGAGATGCTCAAGCCGACCGGTGCTATTATCGGAGCCGGATTGGGAAAATCAGTTGCCCTCATTACAGATGGCCGCTTTAGTGGTGGGACACATGGATTTGTTGTGGGACATATCACCCCGGAAGCTTTTGAAGGTGGATTGATCGCGTTTGTTAAAGACAATGACATCATCGAAATAGATGCGGTGCATAACAAGCTTACACTAAAAGTAAGCGAGCAAGAAATTGCAGAAAGAAAAAAAGCATGGAA